From one Gracilibacillus salinarum genomic stretch:
- the galU gene encoding UTP--glucose-1-phosphate uridylyltransferase GalU, whose product MEKVRKAIIPAAGLGTRFLPATKAMPKEMLPIVDKPTIQYIIEEAIASGIEDIIIVTGKGKRAIEDHFDNNFELEDNLLKKGKLELLEKAKQPASVDIHYIRQKEPLGLGHAVWCARKFIGNEPFAVLLGDDIVQSDKPCLEQLIDEYERTGGSIIGVQQVPENETHRYGIVDPDQQDGNSYSVRQFVEKPDKGTAPSNLAIMGRYVLSPKIFNYLEQKEIGAGGEIQLTDAIQQLNQTQSVFAYDFEGKRFDVGEKLGFIKTTIEFAIQNEEIGPDVRKFVDQLASEFEVRQ is encoded by the coding sequence GTGGAAAAAGTAAGAAAAGCAATTATTCCTGCAGCGGGATTAGGAACAAGATTCTTACCGGCAACGAAGGCAATGCCAAAGGAAATGTTGCCAATCGTAGATAAACCAACGATCCAATACATAATTGAAGAAGCGATTGCATCAGGAATAGAAGATATTATTATCGTGACGGGAAAAGGAAAACGGGCCATTGAGGATCATTTTGATAATAACTTTGAATTAGAAGATAACTTATTGAAAAAAGGTAAGTTAGAACTGCTGGAAAAAGCAAAACAACCTGCCAGTGTGGATATTCACTATATTCGACAAAAAGAACCGCTGGGACTTGGACATGCCGTATGGTGTGCACGCAAATTTATTGGAAATGAGCCATTTGCGGTATTACTTGGTGACGATATTGTCCAATCAGATAAACCTTGCCTGGAACAATTGATCGATGAATATGAACGCACGGGCGGTTCGATTATTGGGGTCCAGCAAGTACCCGAGAACGAGACACACAGATATGGCATAGTAGATCCTGATCAACAGGATGGTAACAGCTATTCGGTAAGACAATTTGTTGAAAAGCCAGATAAAGGAACGGCACCATCGAACCTAGCAATTATGGGACGATATGTACTTTCACCAAAAATCTTTAACTATTTAGAGCAAAAAGAGATCGGTGCTGGCGGTGAAATACAATTAACCGATGCGATTCAGCAGTTAAATCAGACTCAAAGTGTATTTGCTTATGATTTTGAAGGAAAACGCTTTGATGTTGGTGAAAAGCTAGGTTTTATCAAAACGACGATTGAATTTGCCATTCAGAATGAGGAAATCGGTCCTGA